The following is a genomic window from Antechinus flavipes isolate AdamAnt ecotype Samford, QLD, Australia chromosome 3, AdamAnt_v2, whole genome shotgun sequence.
aatttaattttccacTTCCACACCCCTGAGGACTGCCTTCTCCCGCATCCACTACCTACTTTCCCTGATAATAATCTTCagattatttgaatattttcattCATGAAGAGTTTATTCTCATAATCAAATAACTCAATTTATTCAGAGCAAATATTTCAACATAAGGAATATAAGTTGCTATACCTTTGgtcctatttctgccttttgaagCTAGATTGGAGAATATTACAATCTATCTTTAGATCCTTAAAAAGATAAGACTAATTAATCTATATGTTCTTGAAAAGTGATGATAATTGTCATGTGGACAAAATGCCTGGTATCATTTACTGTtcattattttaggaaaaatgtCATGGTCTTTAGATTTTGCTTACAGAATTGTATAtcttatctttctaatttttcagcGAAATTTATATTGATCAGAATGGAAACCATCTCTCATAGACTTAACTCCTCAGTGACAAGCACATTAAAATGCCAGCTCCAGACTGATATAGTTAGAAGGGCccatttgggaagaaaaaatggtCTACCAGGCACAtaggaaacaaaagaataaggagaaagggagaaattataGAATAATCCAAAGGCAACAAAGCAGCTTAAGAAGAAGATGCTGTGCTTTACTAAAAAGAACCATGAATTTGGAGGCAAATTATGTGTGCTCACTTCCCTGATACATCATTTTAGATGTGTGACTTTGACCGGGACATCACCGAGTCCCttgttcaaattaaaaagctagtATTTTTATGATTCATTTTACAGGTTTGTATGAGGAAGGAAAAGTATAGTTGATGCAGTGTAAActtagaataaggaagaccaGTATTCAAATGCTACTTCATatgtttactaactgtgtgacctttggcaaatcacataaccattctggactttagtttctttatttgtaaaatgaggaagttggatccagctcttaatctatgatcctatgaatgtGGTTTTATAACATTCATGATATGTCTTATTCTTATTATCAAAGAATATCATTAAAACATCTCTTCCAAAAACATAGGTTGAAAGATAAATTTTAGGTGAGTGAGCATGCCTTTATCCCAGTttcatttgcaaatattttaactTCACGATTTTAGGACCTCATTATTTGATTTGCTGAGAATCAAAGGTTcaacatttgataaaaatcctCTAATTGAGTTCAAATAACCAACTAGAGAATGCGCTAGGTATGATAAGACACACCCAGATTTGGGGACATAGAAATAGGGATTTTAGGGGCATGTGAGGTCCATATAAATTTATAGTTCTAGATGATAGCCAAAACCCTTAAAACAATCCCATGCTTCACTGAGAGTGTCATAATGTCCAGAATGAGGCAGATAATAATCTTCTAGTAGCCTATAGcaaaacatatttatttgtaataatatGTTTCATTCTGAGTTATACATTTTACAAAAGCTAGAAACTTGTAATCAGTTCAAAGAACTGAAGAGATTGGTTGTTTTATAATCTATGTCCAATTGTTTACTTTCACAGGGatgggtaaagggagggaggaaaaagaaaatttggaactcaaaactttaaaaaaatgaatatcaaaatttttctttacatggaactaggagaaaaataaaataaaatactatttttaaaaaagattggtTGAAGGAATTGGATTGATTAATCTGGGGGCGGGGAATGAATTAGGGAGGATCTCATGgtcattgttgtttgttgttagtcagttatttccaactctttgcaactctgtgggttttcttggcaaaggtactggagtgatttaacgttaaattttcttctcctgctgattttacagttgaggaaatgaagaaaaactggattaaatgaattgcccagggttcTTGTGCCCAGGGAGAACATAAGAGATGTCTCTGAATGTTTGAAAAGTTGTTATGGGACAGAAGATTAGATTTCTTATGACTGACCTTAGTAATAGAACTAGAGCAATGATTTGATGGTGCAAATTTTTTCCACAGAATAAGAACTTATTAACAATCAAAagtatccaaaagtagaatgaaatGCATCAGGAAATAAGGGGTTTTCATTCACTAGAAATTTTTAAGTAGAAGCTGGATGACAACTTgttgaaatttataaaaacaaccATTAAAAACAAGTTCCACTTGGCTTAAGATGTCTTGATTTTCAGAGTTGCTGAACCAACTTATATAAGGCCAGATGTGTTACATCTGTTCCCAATTGGATTAGTAGACTACTTTGCATAGAGTATAGGTCACATGTCTCAGTCATTCTATGGTtctgtcatttctatttctatatcatTTCTATGCAAGCAATGTCATATAGTAattagatagagtgctgggtctggagtcaagaagactgaagTTTTAGTCttccctcagacatttattagttgttttttttttttttttttaacctggacaaatcattgaACCTATTTTTcgactgtaaaatggggataataatagctcttacCTTAAAGGGCCACGGTGAGTATCAAAAGTgacaatatttctaaaatgctttggaaaacctaaggattaataaaaaaaaaactaatatttgCTCTTATCTGCCCTTTATTCTCCATTCTCATTGTCATCATAATGTTTCAGGAGTTTATCTctcattgtattattattataattttctgcCTCACCTCTCTGTCTCTAGCTTTTTCCTTCGGAATTCTCTGGGAAAAGTAGATGCTATTTGTATCTGCAGTTGCTCAGGAAAGTGTAATGGAATAAGAAACACTTTGAGCCATACGAGCAACATGAAAGAAACTGATGTCTCATCTGGCCTCTGCTACATTGTAtgtataaaattgatttttgaacCCAACTGTAAGAGTTTATATTCATCCCTGATGTATTTCATCTTAATGAAATTAGGATCTAAGAGGATTTGGATTGGTTGGAATATTGGACTGAATCTGTCACCCACTAGGTtaatttttcctcctgtttttttttttttatcatgtacaaatttgaaaaaaatagatctatGCCTTATCAAAATAGTTGAGAAAATGTTAAACATTGTAGGATTTAATAGAGAACCccaattgtagagggctgaaactccaaaaaggtatgcttgaatcagacaactgaataggctaattacctattcgatgtgagataatgactctattagcatatatttggagaaatggctcttctcaccattggtgcttgctgaatgtttggtgttaagataattgtaggcaaggattaggggatggggtggaggagaGAGGCCAGAGGCACTTGCTGAGGGAtgaagaggagagaggctggtgactctagactccagaatccaggatacatctttggcaagcctagTGGCaatttgcctgcctccttcacttcatcccttaaagaccaaggactttaatttatcctgactctggctgatcctgaggtcctccagggAGGTAGCCCCATACTCTACACCCAAAGCACTTCATTAGAGATATCCTTCCAAATTATTGATATAccttttagtagtattttatttttccaaatacatgcaaagttttcaacatttacttttgcaaaattttatcatccaaattttctccctctttccctcctaaccctgtctccaagacagcaagcaatcttatataggctaaacatatgcaattcttcaaaacattttctcatatatatcACACTGCacaaaaaattagatcaaaagaggataaacatgaaaaaaaaaaaaccaagcaaacaacagcaacaacaaaaaggtgaatattttatgctttgttctaattcagtctctatagttctctttctggatgtgaaaGGCACTTGAATATATTTgaattatctttatttatctcattattgaaaagagccaagtctaccatagttgatcttcacataattttcttgttattgtgcatgatgttttcttgattctgctcagatcacttagcatcaatttttgtacgtctttccaggcttttgtgAAATTAACCTGCTTATCATCCTTATAAAACAATAAGATTCTGttttattcatataccatatccagccattcccaactgatgggaatcaactcaatttccagttctttgctactacaaaaaaggttgctacaaaaatttttatacatttgggtccccttttctcttttatgatctctttgggatatagactcagtggAGACATTACtacatcaaaggatatgcacagtttcatagctctTTGGTCATAGTGATTGTATCTTTTTGAGATTGGTTTTGTAATCAATACCTAATTTATCTAATCATTCTATCTTCTagcttttttgcattttttcccataagAATCTGGTTAAAGATCTTCTTGCTAAAATCGAGGTATCAAAACTCACTTCTCCCAAATTTCCCTGTTCAGGTTACCACAtctttgaaaaatggaaataaggttAGACTGTCAGGAACTGTTCTTGTTAAAGTTGTCTTGGCTTTTCTCTCTTTAAGTCATTGCTACCTTTTATGTTAGTTAATTATCTCTTTAATAATTCAATTGAGAATATTGTTAAGGACCAAAGGCAAATTTATTGGTCTATGATTTGAAGAtttaattctctccttttttgtatttggtatatttgtttttctttaatcctATGATATCTCTCTTGTGCTCCATGGTTCTTTAGATTTAATTAATGATGGCTCAGTAATCCCTTTTTCCAATCCACTTAGTAGCTAAGAAATTAATTCATGTGGACCAgatgatttaattttattaaaggtgGCAGAATATTCTTAAAagtgtttcttattttttatttcacttttgtattaGATATTTTTTGATCTTTCTAATCCAAGGACTATTCCACTTGACAGagaaaagggaagtaaaatgaaaatttggcACAGTACTATAGTCTCCTCTCAAGGGCTAGGGCAGTGACAAAATTGTATAAGaaattccttttccttcatcATCTTAAActcctaaataaaataaagtcattgaCATGTTTATGATCTGTATTCTCTGAATTTTAATTTGATGATATAAATGATAAATTCCTTGAGGTAAATcataaaaaaaccttttaaaatatatgtttgtgtaaATATCACTGACGATAGTAACTTGGCAttagaaatgtttatttcaatTGTAACATTGAAATCATTGAAATAAAATcccttgtaaaaaaaattttagaggaaACGAATAATGAAATTTTGTAAGTTATGGTCAGTGTTTATATCCTGACTTTAGAAATGGACACTGAGCTGGAAAACTGgggaattataaaagaaatattcattagAAGAGCTGAAGAAACTGATCCTGGAAACTATAACCTAAGGATCTGCTCTTTTGTGAGTGGTATCACATTCTTCTTGTTGCTCTAGTTAATTAATCAGTTCATGGTTCATCCCATTATAGACaaattcttctttcccctttgaaTTTATCCTCGGTATGTTCTGTACCATGTCACTTTCCAGGAATAAGCAGAAAAAACAGATAAACAAGGCAATAAAACATGATAAGCCAGAAGAATAAGTGAGGatcttgatcatttttttttttttgctcattcatACAACCTTTAATGTTATTCTTCCAACCCAAGAAGCCACATTTACCTAGTTGAACCCCCAAGCATAGGTGGAAAAGGATAAGCAAAGCTAGACTTTAGATAATCCATTTGCCTTCTCATTTTAGAAGATATAATGCTGATTTGGActaggaattattatttttttttttattatatgaattgatttcctttattctAGTCAGACTCTACTCTGAAATGGTATCTAATCTACTGGCTGCCCTGATACCTGATTATTGCTTACCTTCTTGCACATATTAAGGAATTCATTTCCACCCCTAGATCTGgttcatatataaaaaaaaaaggttttgtgtcCTTGTTATTAAAGTcttaacagcaacaacaaaaatggagagagagcATAGGGAAGTTGACTCGGAAAATGTGGCAATCAAGATAAGCAAAATCTCCATGTTTCCTATTATCTCACATTACCCAGTTAGTACACATTTCAGGTAGAAGAATTTATGTCAATTGTTCAGGGGCCTCAGAAAACTTATTACATCCTATATTCATGTCATTAAcaacataatttcatatttaagtCACAGGAAATTATTTCAGTTTCAAAATACAATGTACATATCAATACATAGTATGTTGCATTATtattatcaagaaaaatgagaatttatatGGGGTTTTTAGTTTTGTAATGTACTTAAACATTATCTTACTAGTTCTTATCATAGCCTTGGGAGGTGTGTactattatttctctcattttatagatgaaggaattgaaggtgaaataattttaatttcccagagtcacagaactagttagtgtctgaggcaggatttgaactcagatcttcctgatcctCAACATagaattctatctactgtgtcacctaacttCCTCCACATTAGAATTTATTGCAACTAGCACTATTGAATACAGGAAATATTCATTGAACATAACAATAGTATGTGATAAAAGCAACTACATTAGACTAAGAAATCAAATCATATGCAATATTTAACATATGAGGATGTTTACTTTAGAAAGCTAGActcaaagtcaggaaaacatgagttcaaatcctccctctgaaACCTACtgcatgaggtttttttttttttttccttcctgggcTATTTTCAGGAGAGTTTACCATGTTGGTCAATGAATGCCTGGACAGATACATTGATCTTTTTCATATAACTCTACTTTTCTTTCCAACTTAACATTATTTCTCTAGGCATTATTGACTTTTGTGACTTTATCTATAGGAAAGAAGTCTACTCAATGATGTTACAATTAGACTCCAACCACACTTCATTACCTCCTTCCACCTTCTTCCTTATGGGTATCCCAGGACTTGAGAAGACTCACCTCTGGCTTGCAGCCCTCCTCAGCACCATGTATACTATGGTCCTAGTGGGGAACAGCCTCATCATGACTGTCATCTGGATGGACCCTGCATTGCATGAGCCTATGTATTATTTCCTATGTGTCTTGGCTGGTGTGGACATCATCATGGCAACATCTGTAGCCCCAAAGATGCTGAGTATCTTCTGGTCAGGCAATGGTACCATTGGCTTCACTGCCTGTTTCACCCAGATGTATATTGTTCATACAGCCACAGCCCTCGAGTCAGGGCTTCTGCTAGCTATGGCTTTTGACCGTTATGTAGCCATTTGCAAACCCTTGCACTATAATACCATCCTTACACCACAGAAAATTCTGGGCATTAATGTAGCAATTGTGGTAAGAGCTACCATTGCTTTGACCCCATTGAGTTGGATGGTGAGCCATCTACCATATTGTAATTCACGTTCAGTCCCTCATTCCTATTGTGAGCACATGGCTGTGGCCAATTTGGCATGTGCTGACCACACAATTAGCAATCTTTATGCATTGATAGGATCTTCTGTTGTGGTAGGCATTGATGTTACATTCATTACTGCCTCCTACAGTCTAATTCTTCAAGCAGTATTTAATCTTTCCTCTAAGAATGCCAGGCAGAAGGCTCTTAGTACATGTGGTTCCCATGTAGGGGTCATGGCATTATTCTATCTACCTGGGTTGATATCTGTCTATGTGGATTGGTGGGGTCAGGATATGGTTCCTGTACATACTCAGGTTCTGCTAGCTGACTTGTACCTTGTTATTCCACCCACTCTGAATCCCCTCATCTATGGTTTGAGGTCTAAGAAGATATGGCAGGGAGTTTGGAATACAATGGTCACCACCCTCCCATGTCATCATTCTGTCAACTCCCAAAAGGAAAGAAGACCTAAACAAGTGTTTGTGATGGGAGATACAAGATCTACATGTGAGATCTGACTTTTGGGTAAGGtgaaatattgaaattatttaattcctTATAGAAACATTAATTATCAATAGGTTTGGACTGGTTTGACAAAGGTAGAATATGTAGTCATTGTGGTTTTGACTCATATAGATTATTGTACTTTGTTCTTCATTCGTGAAGATGACCAATGGCATCAGGAGAGTGATATCTTGACCAGAGAGTAAGTTGCATTTAAGTGAGGTgaaactgtgcaaagtcatcagtctcattctTTTATCCAAGAttatctgagtccagtggcaaagaatagatgactggagatgaccctagatgaatgggagaccttggactttttaagctaaggtctttcctgCTAGGGTtcacaaaatagaacagaaatctctgttctcaaggtaACATTCTTATATAATGAGGAACTGGGATTCGTCAATGAGCCTAATCTTTTTAAGTATGATTTATCTGTTCTGGTGACATCACCCCATGTGAACCTCAGAGCAAGCATAGATACTGTTTCTGGTCTCCTCATGGAAAAGAGGAGCCTTTTGTTTTTGTGCTGAGCCAATACTGAGTATGCTCACAGCCAAATCATTAGGAACACTTTCTTCTGCAACTGCATTTGGATGAGGAGTTTTATAAGCCTCTGAATTATAATCCCTGTGCCCATAATCCtgttatttttgtctgttttatccatttaaaaatccTTAGATGAAGTATTGGACTAAGTggtttgggtttgggtttggAGAGACTTTAAAGTTGAGAAAGTAATCTGATAGGTTTGTGTAAACTAGAATCCATGTCAGATTTGACATAAAGCTCAGCTGGATAAGGATTGAAGTCCCAAGTGGCCCGATTCATACAGCATTGAAGTAGATTAAAGGTTGCTGAGAAGGAATCACAGAAACTTTTCCATCTGCTCTACCACATTTGAAAATACTGTGAATATTACATGGAAAGTGTTATGAAGTTCAATTCATTCTCCCCAAGAACTAAAGTTGTATGAGGGAAAATATTTGTACACTTCTGTTCTTCCTAtatattttcagtaaatattcttttgtaaaagccAATTGATGTTAATTTATTATATGAAACTGAAATGCTAATTACTACCACCTGAGATTGGGAAAAATACTGGAATTAGGACTTGACCACTGTCATTAGAGAAGAATTACTCAACCCTGTCACTTAGCTGTACTGACAACAACAGAAAGGAGATGTAACCTTGCCAAGGACCTGACTAGCCAGGGAAAGTGGAAACTAGAATAAGGATACCAAGAACTTATAAAGGATATAATTGCTACACATATAAGATAGTTTTTGCCAGGAAAAGATGAGATCATAGgaatgtaaaatggagacaaaaagcaATGGAAGCCTTTTCTTggtggaaaaggtaaaaaaaccaGGGTCAGAGTTAGGGCTACTGAGATTTAGTGAGCTATCATAAATTAAAGACTCATAATAGGAAAAAAGATTTATACAGTGCATATCAATAGTCATGAGCAATGTCCTGGAAATTCAATACTGTTAGATGGCTATAGCTGGCTCAGTTTAGGAAGCTCGCCATTTAGCATGACCCCAGCGTTGTAGTTTGTGTTGGGAGAATACAGTGGCAGGAGTAGAAACTTTGCGTTCCTTGGAAAGCAAATCAAATAGTTGGGAGCCTCCTT
Proteins encoded in this region:
- the LOC127557406 gene encoding olfactory receptor 52I1-like; protein product: MLQLDSNHTSLPPSTFFLMGIPGLEKTHLWLAALLSTMYTMVLVGNSLIMTVIWMDPALHEPMYYFLCVLAGVDIIMATSVAPKMLSIFWSGNGTIGFTACFTQMYIVHTATALESGLLLAMAFDRYVAICKPLHYNTILTPQKILGINVAIVVRATIALTPLSWMVSHLPYCNSRSVPHSYCEHMAVANLACADHTISNLYALIGSSVVVGIDVTFITASYSLILQAVFNLSSKNARQKALSTCGSHVGVMALFYLPGLISVYVDWWGQDMVPVHTQVLLADLYLVIPPTLNPLIYGLRSKKIWQGVWNTMVTTLPCHHSVNSQKERRPKQVFVMGDTRSTCEI